In Erigeron canadensis isolate Cc75 chromosome 1, C_canadensis_v1, whole genome shotgun sequence, a single window of DNA contains:
- the LOC122585209 gene encoding glucan endo-1,3-beta-glucosidase 12-like, which yields MALLCLLTVFLHLLRLFTTVSAVGINYGTLGNNLPSPKTVAQLLQSTLIDKVKIYDTNPQILQAFSNSGIDLIVAVENSHVANISSSKSVAEDWFSARIAPFIPATSIVGIAVGNEYLAMDDDDDMDPNALIEAMQNLHEVLLSHGLDRKIKISTPHSMAVLASSFPPSASTFATTLMPIMTSIVTFLADTDSPFMVNAYPYFAYRDNPTTVPLEYALLGNSSGVHDPKGYVYTNMLDAQIDAIRSAIVSLGFGNRSIHITVSESGWPSKGEPGETAASPDNAKTYNSRLITKAQSNKGTPMKPNDKIDIFLFALFNENKKQGGSSERNFGLFNGDGSKVYDVDLSCEFCSGAKMEFGFGQGSKIVQRGPSVWCVAKPHADEKVVQGVLDFCCGPGGVDCREIDENGNCFGPNKVHAHASYAMNAYYQMHGRNYWNCDFKGSGLVTFSDPSYGTCIYSHM from the exons ATGGCCCTTCTATGTCTCCTTACCGTCTTCCTCCACCTCCTCCGCCTATTCACCACCGTCTCCGCTGTAGGAATAAACTACGGCACACTCGGAAACAACCTTCCTTCACCAAAAACAGTAGCCCAACTCTTGCAATCAACACTCATAGACAAAGTCAAAATATATGACACTAACCCTCAAATCCTACAAGCTTTCTCCAACTCGGGCATTGACCTCATAGTTGCGGTCGAAAACAGCCATGTTGCTAATATAAGCTCTTCCAAGTCCGTGGCTGAGGATTGGTTTTCAGCCCGTATCGCCCCTTTCATCCCTGCCACCTCAATTGTAGGCATTGCGGTTGGTAATGAGTACTTAGccatggatgatgatgatgatatggaCCCTAATGCACTTATTGAAGCCATGCAAAACCTTCATGAAGTATTGTTGTCACATGGACTAGACCGGAAAATCAAGATCTCCACCCCACATAGTATGGCAGTGTTAGCCAGTTCATTTCCACCGTCTGCTTCCACCTTTGCCACCACCTTAATGCCTATAATGACTTCCATTGTCACCTTCTTAGCCGACACGGACTCACCATTTATGGTCAATGCCTATCCATACTTTGCTTATCGTGATAACCCTACCACGGTCCCACTTGAATACGCCTTACTTGGTAACTCAAGTGGGGTCCATGACCCCAAAGGGTATGTCTATACAAATATGTTAGATGCACAAATTGACGCAATACGCTCAGCTATTGTGTCGTTAGGATTTGGAAACCGATCCATTCATATAACGGTTTCTGAATCTGGATGGCCCTCAAAAGGTGAGCCCGGTGAAACAGCAGCCTCACCGGATAATGCAAAAACCTACAATAGTAGGCTAATCACCAAGGCGCAATCAAACAAAGGGACCCCAATGAAACCTAATGACAAAATAGATATCTTCCTATTTGctttatttaatgaaaacaaGAAACAAGGTGGTTCAAGTGAGAGAAACTTTGGGCTGTTCAATGGGGATGGTTCAAAGGTTTATGATGTGGATTTGAGCTGTGAGTTTTGTAGTGGAGCCAAAATGGAATTTGGGTTTGGGCAAGGGTCAAAGATAGTTCAAAGGGGTCCATCAGTTTGGTGTGTGGCTAAGCCACATGCGGATGAGAAAGTGGTTCAGGGTGTGTTGGACTTTTGTTGTGGCCCAGGTGGTGTGGATTGTAGGGAGATTGATGAGAATGGGAATTGTTTTGGGCCCAATAAGGTTCATGCACATGCATCATATGCAATGAATGCATATTACCAAATGCATGGAAGAAATTATTGGAATTGTGATTTCAAAGGAAGTGGTCTTGTCACTTTCAGTGATCCAA GTTATGGAACGTGCATATACTCCCATATGTAG